The Ipomoea triloba cultivar NCNSP0323 chromosome 4, ASM357664v1 DNA segment tttggagttacaaaaagcttcttaaccaaacacttatattgatttttttaaccaaatcaaacaactaatagtggttaaataagtcaaaattggctaataggttgattatttaccaaacaaggccattataaatattaaataagagGGCTTCCGATCTTGCGTAAGCCCAATCATTATATCGTGGATTGACCCCTGGTccaatatacataatttgacttcataaggtacataatttatgttcataatacattaatacacATAcgcataaacacgatataataaatatgaattatgtgcattatggacatgaattttgtatatgaacataaattgtgtccattatgttaagtgtttatgtgtagtCAACTATATAATTATGTTCAATGAATTCTGTATTTTATAAAgttaaattctgtatattggacAAAGGTTCACAGTGTATTGTGGActttggtccacgatataaattgccgcgTAAGCCGAGTTGGGCTTGCAGCGGAATGAATTTGCTAAGATGCCCAGAGAAGTAGAGAAATGAATTTCTAATTTGCTACTTTCACTAGAAAGCATGCTCTGAGTGTACCGGTCTGACATGACAATTTGGAGAATGAGAGATTGGACGACCTGCGTGAGTAAGAAGTAAGAAGTCGCAAAACGGGTTCCTTACTTTACTGCAAAAGCATTATAAAAGCGCCGAGCTAGACTTGCAGCATAATGAATTTGCTGAGATGTCCAAAGAAGCAGAGAAATAATTGCTACTTTCACTAGAAAGCATACTTAGGGTGTACTGGTATCACATGGCAATTTGGAGGTGAGAGATTGGACGTCCTGCATGAGTAAGAAGTAAAAAGTCGCGAAACAGGTTCCTTGCTTTACTGCAAAAGCATTATAAAAGCGTCGAGCTAGGCTTGCAGCATAATGAATTTGCTGAGATGTCCAAAGAAGCAGAGAAATAATTGCTACTTTCACTATAAAGCATACTCAGGGTGTACTGGTCTGACATAGCAATTTGGAGGGTGAGAGATTGGACGTCGTGCATGAGATTGGACGTCGTGCATGAGTAAGAAGTAAAAATTCGCGAAATAGGTTCCTTGCTTTACTGCAAAAGCATTATAATGGCGTCGAGCTGGACTTGCAGCATAATGAATTTGCTGAGATGTCCAAAGAAGCCGAGAAATTAATTGCTACTTTCAGTATAAATCATACTCTGGGTGTACCGGTCTGACATGACAATTTGGAGAGTGAGAGATTGGACGACCTACGTGAGTAAGAAGTAAAAAGTTGCGAAACAGGTTCTTTGCTTTACTTCAAAAGCATTATAAAGGCGCCGGAGTTTTTTTTGCTACACAAATTCAACGTTAAACAGAAGTGATTTATTGACTTTTGTGATTTAAATTACGGTTGAACTTGACAATTacaaatttctaaatttaacaatCTAGGTTTTTTGTGGTGTGGTTTACCTTCTAATAGTTTCAAGTGCACAAGTAACTACAGAGTACAAATCCAACACATCACACAACCCGAAATATGTAACATGTTCGTGAACCTGATCTAACCGGCGTGTCGTATATTTCCTATAAATGCCTCTCAAAACCCCTTTTGTCTTCTCTGAGTTCTCTCCTCCGCCGTTATGAGCCTTTTTCTGGATTCTTTGCATCTGCACAGTGGCTCCAGAAGTCAGAAGGCTTTGGGATCCTAGATCTTGAAACCCTTCGTTCTGTAGGCACTACTTTGCGTGCCCTCACACCTATCACGTCAGATGGGCAAATGGAATCGAAGATATTTCCCCAGAAGGAACTACGACTACCAATACCAAGATTTTCATCCTACTGACTTCGACGATAAGTTTGATTCCGGTATCTTTCTTCTCATTGCGTTTCTGCGGTTTCCGGTTTTCTGATCTTAACTAGTGGCGCCGTCGTTCATTTTCAGCGTTTGATTCCTTGAAAAATGGTTTGGAATCGGCAGTTTTGTGTGATAAATTTGCTTTCCTGGGATGTACTTGAGGACTAATTGAGAAAAGATTGGaactttattgctttgttttgtgcTTATGTGATTGTATGATTTGCATTTTGTGTGTGGTGAAAGGGGCAGGGTTTGGGGGCTGTTGCCAGAACTTATACTCTTTGCTCACTGTTCTATTGATTATCATTGTTGTCTCCCAGATGTAAATAAGTTTGATAGGTTAACATAGAACCCAGAGAGAATTGATTATGACTGGGAATGATGAAATTATGAAGAAGTTGAAGATTAAATGTTCAGAGGAACCATATTTTGGAGGATAAGTTTACTtctgggaaaatcattaaagtttATATATGTTCATGGTATCTGAGTCTGGGTAGAGTCACAATATTGAGATCGATAATGAGGAGCGGGGTAGAAATACCTGGCAAAAAGGATTGTGTTGAGTGTGCTTGCACATTTAATCTTTGGATTAGTGAGGGGAGTTAGCATTTCACTTGGAATTGTATATTTGCAGCTCTGTGgtaataatttgttgataatGGTTGTGATTTTTAGGCATGTGGAATCGGAGAAGTATATTTACAAGGTTCTCTGCCTATACTATCACGAACCTTTTTGGTTGCTGATTTGTGGAAAgcttgtttgtttttgttgctGTCATTTAGTGTGGATTTCTATTTTCTACCATTTACTGAATGGCATGATGGGATGTATGATTTTAtctgtaaattataattttctgtTATATAAGACAGGTTCAGCACTTCTGTTTGACTCGTGTTATGGTATTTTGTGACCTTGTGACTATGACttctaaattatttttgtttccaAACGCTGAAGCTTTTCAGGAGAATAGCGTGCCCTCATGGGAGATAGATTTCTGCAAGTCCGTGGGGATTCCTTGGAACAAGGTTATCTATACGAAGAAGTACATTTCCTGCCATGATAGTGTGGTTAAGTGGGACGATTCTGCAAGTCAAGAAGCCTTTCATGATGCCAAAACTAGATATTGGGCTAAGACTAATGGCGTTACCTGTGATAGTCCTTTGCCTGATCCCTGTAAGTACGTTGATGATGTTGATTGGAATGCAACGGTTGACCCCGAAATGATATTGGATTTAGATCGAGATTTTTTCAACCCTGACGAAGCAAATGCCAACAACTCAGAGGATGTTTCCGGATGCACAGGACCACAAGATAATAAAAATCTTCATAACGGTGAGAATGCTTGGGAGGTTGGCCATAGACAGGGGAATGGAACTCCGGAAGCAGGACAGGGTTCGGGCGAGTGGAATGAATCAAAAATTTCGAAAAACGTTGGCGATCCGTGGGAGGAGAGTTGCGCAAAAACCGGAGGGTCTTTCAAGGGCACTGGATGGAGAGTTGGTGGAAACGACTCTTCATGGGGTTGGAACCCCGGGCAAAATGCCCCAAGTGGCCTCGATAGGACTTGGAACAATTCTTGGAATCATGATAGCAGGAATGCTGGGTGCGCAACGCAAAACAAAAATGGTTCATGGAGTCAAAACGCGTGGAATGATAGGGACCACCCTGGGCATGGTTCTTGGAATCACGACGGTGGGAATGTTGGGTGCACAAGGCAAAACGATTGGGGCAATAACAAAAATGGCTCCTGGAGTCAAAATGCATGGAACGATAAGGACCACAACGGTTTCCAGACTCGAAATTCTTGGATTGACAGGGATCACAAGCCGTGGAATTCCGGTTACCATTGTGATCCTAGGGGAAACAATGCACTTCGAGGCGGTGGAGCTACAAACAGTTGGAAGAACTCCGGCTTTCAGAATAATCAGCCCTCGTATTTTGAGCCAGAAAGATATAACACCGGCAGGGAGTCTTTCTATGGCGGTTCCAGGAAGCGGGAAGGCTCTTCATACCATACTTCAACATTCAAAAGTTCGAGGTTTCAAGGAGGCGAACAGGGAGCAAATTACACCTGGAGGAAAGTTAAGAACTCAGAAGACTATAAATGATGCAAAACAACTTCATGTATAAAAGAAGAAATCTTGCCTGGGAGAATGACACACCCACCCTTTATATGTCTTATTGCCAATATATACTTAATGGACTTTGAGCCATTTGTTTTGACTGTTAGGATAAAGTTTATATCATCAGTAACTTGCATTCTTTTTGTCAATGGGAGTTTTTTTGAGGTCACCTGTTATGTCAGGGACTAGTGTATAAATGTATTCTTAGTGTCCTGTCCTGTATTCAGTTGCTTATTTTGGAAACAAAGCCAACTGGTCAGTTGCTTCCTGTCCTAACTCCACTACCTGTCATCAGACATCAGCTTTATTTTTCTGATACACTTTCAGTTACTGTGTTTGTTTCTTTAACACAGCCTGGAGTCAGATAtctgctttttttctttttccttttctttttgtaattTGAGTTTCTTGGCTTCCCTAGATTATATTCTAGATCTCACAGACCCGCTTTAAACTTTCAGACTTAACATCATGCTTAGTTTTTGAGGAAAACATGACTTATATGGATGAGAGAGAAGAGTTGGGATCTTCTTACAATGAATGGTTTGTTG contains these protein-coding regions:
- the LOC116017336 gene encoding uncharacterized transmembrane protein DDB_G0289901-like yields the protein MGKWNRRYFPRRNYDYQYQDFHPTDFDDKFDSAFQENSVPSWEIDFCKSVGIPWNKVIYTKKYISCHDSVVKWDDSASQEAFHDAKTRYWAKTNGVTCDSPLPDPCKYVDDVDWNATVDPEMILDLDRDFFNPDEANANNSEDVSGCTGPQDNKNLHNGENAWEVGHRQGNGTPEAGQGSGEWNESKISKNVGDPWEESCAKTGGSFKGTGWRVGGNDSSWGWNPGQNAPSGLDRTWNNSWNHDSRNAGCATQNKNGSWSQNAWNDRDHPGHGSWNHDGGNVGCTRQNDWGNNKNGSWSQNAWNDKDHNGFQTRNSWIDRDHKPWNSGYHCDPRGNNALRGGGATNSWKNSGFQNNQPSYFEPERYNTGRESFYGGSRKREGSSYHTSTFKSSRFQGGEQGANYTWRKVKNSEDYK